A single genomic interval of Agromyces cerinus harbors:
- a CDS encoding DUF2871 domain-containing protein — translation MQKLFYAAFAYMILGVGSGLFYREFTKANDFPEGQFTQLGLVHTHLLTLGFIVLLIVLVIEKVFVISKSHLFEWFFWVYNAGVLVTSAMLTWHGSLTVMGEESTSAIAGIAGLGHIALTAGMVLLFLALRSRIVAPKDAASVAAAPTA, via the coding sequence ATGCAGAAACTGTTCTACGCAGCGTTCGCGTACATGATCCTCGGTGTCGGCTCCGGCCTCTTCTACCGCGAGTTCACGAAGGCCAACGACTTCCCCGAAGGACAGTTCACCCAGCTCGGTCTCGTGCACACGCACCTACTGACGCTCGGCTTCATCGTGCTGCTCATCGTGCTCGTGATCGAGAAGGTCTTCGTGATCTCGAAGAGCCACCTCTTCGAGTGGTTCTTCTGGGTCTACAACGCGGGCGTGCTCGTGACCTCGGCGATGCTCACCTGGCACGGCTCGCTCACGGTCATGGGCGAGGAGTCGACGTCGGCGATCGCCGGCATCGCGGGCCTCGGCCACATCGCACTCACCGCCGGCATGGTGCTGCTGTTCCTCGCACTGCGGAGCCGCATCGTGGCGCCGAAGGACGCGGCGTCGGTCGCGGCGGCTCCCACCGCATAG
- a CDS encoding cellulase family glycosylhydrolase, whose translation MFAARSTIAAGLGVLLVVGGAAAAMRTPGPAAADSFITDGDGRALVQHGFSTASSSKSVPDGMPDFTEDQLVQEQADMGTNFVRFLISWRKVEPSPGVYDQGYLDDVEERAGWYEERGYHVMLDMHQDLWGSGITPEGDNGNGAPEWATYLDGFPVAHHDQWELYYLEPGVIHAFDNFWNTTGEHPELTDHYAGAWRAVAERFADNDAVVAYDLMNEPYGGTVQGPAFEAGPLTALYQKTVDAIREVDQDSWACLEPQALGFNWGLPSALGAVDDPREGDPRIAFCPHLYPLPMDLGDGFSGPSRDMVETTVAAWRSNTLRTAEALGGVPIILGEFGLDTTLPGALDYVDLVYSTSDASGIGIAYWSRDPGSWGPYEVDGTPRNLITVLDRPYPRAIAGELHTWNSEPDSLEISVTPDSGDGAEPSEVYLPAAGFPDGGVVEGGEVVSWDPELRILRFTIDGDDDERTVVVRPS comes from the coding sequence ATGTTCGCCGCTCGAAGCACCATCGCTGCAGGGTTGGGAGTGCTGCTCGTCGTGGGCGGCGCAGCTGCGGCGATGCGCACTCCGGGGCCGGCGGCGGCCGACTCCTTCATCACCGACGGCGACGGTCGGGCTCTCGTGCAGCACGGCTTCTCCACAGCGAGCAGCTCGAAGAGCGTTCCCGACGGCATGCCCGACTTCACCGAAGACCAGCTCGTGCAGGAGCAGGCCGACATGGGCACGAACTTCGTGCGCTTCCTCATCTCGTGGCGCAAGGTCGAACCGAGCCCGGGCGTCTACGACCAGGGCTACCTCGACGATGTCGAGGAACGGGCGGGCTGGTACGAGGAGCGCGGCTACCACGTGATGCTCGACATGCATCAGGACCTCTGGGGTTCCGGCATCACGCCCGAGGGCGACAACGGCAACGGCGCACCCGAATGGGCGACCTACCTCGACGGCTTCCCGGTCGCCCACCACGACCAGTGGGAGCTCTACTACCTCGAGCCCGGCGTGATCCACGCCTTCGACAACTTCTGGAACACCACCGGCGAGCACCCCGAGCTCACCGATCACTACGCCGGCGCCTGGCGCGCCGTCGCCGAGCGCTTCGCCGACAACGACGCGGTGGTCGCCTACGACCTCATGAACGAGCCGTACGGCGGCACCGTGCAGGGGCCCGCGTTCGAGGCCGGGCCGCTGACCGCGCTGTACCAGAAGACCGTCGACGCGATCCGCGAGGTCGACCAGGACTCGTGGGCGTGCCTCGAGCCCCAGGCGCTCGGCTTCAACTGGGGGCTGCCGAGCGCGCTCGGCGCCGTCGACGACCCGCGCGAGGGCGACCCGCGCATCGCCTTCTGCCCGCACCTCTACCCCCTGCCGATGGATCTCGGCGACGGCTTCAGCGGCCCCTCGCGCGACATGGTCGAGACGACGGTCGCCGCGTGGCGCTCGAACACGCTGCGCACGGCCGAGGCCCTCGGCGGCGTGCCGATCATCCTCGGCGAGTTCGGCCTCGACACGACGCTGCCCGGAGCGCTCGACTACGTCGACCTCGTCTATTCGACGTCGGATGCCTCGGGCATCGGCATCGCGTACTGGTCGCGCGACCCGGGGTCATGGGGCCCCTACGAGGTCGACGGCACCCCGCGCAACCTCATCACCGTGCTCGACCGGCCCTACCCGCGGGCGATCGCCGGAGAGCTGCACACGTGGAACTCGGAGCCCGACTCGCTCGAGATCTCCGTCACGCCGGACTCCGGTGACGGTGCGGAGCCGAGCGAGGTCTACCTGCCGGCGGCGGGCTTCCCCGACGGCGGCGTCGTCGAAGGTGGCGAGGTCGTCTCGTGGGACCCAGAGCTCCGCATCCTGCGGTTCACGATCGACGGCGACGACGACGAGCGGACCGTCGTCGTGCGACCGAGCTGA
- a CDS encoding TetR/AcrR family transcriptional regulator, with product MPERGKGIHEAARKANRGPSAGPGNRRAIIAAAREVFAADGLQAPFNAIAKRAGVGQGSLYRHFPDRLALAVAVFDENIDELEAAVEPENATLDDLLEAIIGQAVVSTALIDLIWQHQHDARVEHLGSRLAAIVGGIVARERTAGRVGDTVEDADVLLAVSMLADLLARTEAENRRPVAQRAWAIFHAAFAPR from the coding sequence GTGCCTGAACGTGGGAAGGGAATCCACGAGGCCGCCCGCAAGGCCAATCGCGGTCCGAGCGCCGGCCCCGGGAATCGGCGCGCGATCATCGCCGCCGCGCGAGAGGTCTTCGCGGCCGACGGACTCCAGGCGCCCTTCAACGCGATCGCCAAGCGGGCCGGTGTCGGCCAGGGCAGCCTCTACCGCCACTTCCCCGACCGCCTGGCGCTCGCGGTCGCGGTCTTCGACGAGAACATCGACGAGCTCGAGGCCGCCGTCGAGCCCGAGAACGCGACCCTCGACGACCTGCTCGAGGCGATCATCGGGCAGGCGGTCGTCTCGACCGCGCTGATCGACCTCATCTGGCAGCACCAGCACGACGCACGCGTGGAGCACCTCGGCTCGCGGCTCGCGGCCATCGTCGGCGGGATCGTCGCGCGCGAGCGCACCGCCGGGCGCGTCGGCGACACCGTCGAAGACGCCGACGTGCTGCTCGCCGTCTCGATGCTCGCCGACCTGCTCGCCCGCACCGAGGCCGAGAATCGGCGACCCGTCGCGCAGCGCGCCTGGGCGATCTTCCACGCGGCGTTCGCGCCGCGCTGA
- a CDS encoding SDR family NAD(P)-dependent oxidoreductase: MNTPKTLSGDDSIKTWLEHPVGGPIIRDLLAQAGQNPDVLKPVQRLAIKRLVKLSKGQFSQEMVDQLVARAAAGEVPAGAADASVEAPEPTTESADAGAAPEVERPEWVERLDQGRFAGKTVIVTGAGSGIGRATASRVAREGGRVIAVDVSQERLDDFASEHEGAEIVTLVADITDDTKVAEIVAAAGDRIDGLANIAGIMDDMTPIGELTDAVWKRVFSVNVDGTMKLMRAVVPVMLARGTGSIVNTASEAALRGSAAGVAYTASKHAVVGLTKSTAFMYGPSGLRVNAVAPGATITNIEATFASPLGAERVRQAMAILPDAAEAEALAASITFLLSDDGVNINGVVLASDGGWSAA, translated from the coding sequence ATGAACACCCCCAAGACCCTCTCGGGCGACGACTCGATCAAGACCTGGCTCGAGCACCCGGTCGGCGGCCCCATCATCCGCGACCTGCTCGCGCAGGCCGGCCAGAACCCCGACGTGCTGAAGCCCGTGCAGCGACTCGCGATCAAGCGACTCGTCAAGCTCAGCAAGGGCCAGTTCAGCCAGGAGATGGTCGACCAGCTCGTCGCGCGCGCGGCAGCCGGCGAGGTGCCGGCCGGCGCAGCGGATGCCTCCGTCGAAGCGCCCGAGCCCACCACCGAGTCGGCCGACGCCGGTGCGGCACCCGAGGTCGAGCGCCCCGAGTGGGTCGAGCGCCTCGACCAGGGCCGCTTCGCCGGCAAGACCGTCATCGTCACGGGTGCCGGCTCGGGCATCGGCCGGGCCACGGCATCGCGCGTCGCCCGCGAAGGCGGCCGCGTGATCGCCGTCGACGTCTCGCAGGAGCGCCTCGACGACTTCGCCTCGGAGCACGAGGGTGCCGAGATCGTGACCCTCGTGGCCGACATCACCGACGACACGAAGGTCGCCGAGATCGTTGCCGCAGCCGGCGACCGCATCGACGGCCTCGCGAACATCGCCGGCATCATGGACGACATGACGCCGATCGGCGAGCTCACCGACGCCGTCTGGAAGCGTGTGTTCTCGGTCAACGTCGACGGCACCATGAAGCTCATGCGCGCCGTCGTGCCCGTCATGCTCGCCCGCGGCACCGGCTCGATCGTCAACACCGCCTCCGAGGCGGCGCTGCGCGGCTCGGCAGCGGGCGTCGCCTACACCGCGTCGAAGCACGCGGTCGTCGGCCTCACGAAGTCGACGGCGTTCATGTACGGCCCGAGCGGCCTGCGCGTCAACGCGGTCGCCCCCGGTGCGACCATCACGAACATCGAGGCGACCTTCGCCTCCCCGCTCGGCGCGGAGCGCGTGCGCCAGGCGATGGCGATCCTTCCGGATGCCGCGGAGGCCGAGGCCCTCGCCGCATCGATCACCTTCCTGCTCAGCGACGACGGTGTGAACATCAACGGCGTCGTGCTCGCGAGCGACGGCGGCTGGTCGGCAGCGTAG